CTTAATGATCGGAGCAAAAATAACGACCACCGGAGTGTTATTCAAAAAAGCAGAAATAAAAGAAATCATAGGCAACATACGAAGCTGTGCCTTAAATACAGTAGTTTTCTTCCGTGGCAACAGCTTCTTTATAATCTGTCCCAAAGCTCCCGACTGGCGGATTCCTTCACTGACCAAAAACAACATTGCAACGGTTATCATTCCTTTATTGCTAAATCCCTCCAACATCTCTTTCGGACTTAGAATGCCTGCACAAAGAAGTAATACAACAACTGAAAAGAGCACCATTCCCGGACGCATTTTATCCAATACCAAAGCAAGCACCATGCCTGAGAGCGTTAAAAGCATAAACAGGATTTCAAAAGTCATATCAGTTGTCTTTTATTTAGTTTTTACTATAAACCAGGGATTCAAAAGTTCTTGCTTATTATATGACAAGGGTTTCTCTTTTTTCCCTACCTGATATATCTCCATTCCCGCAGCACGGGCTATGGTATGTCCCGCAGCCGTATCCCATTCCATCGTAGGAGCAAAACGAGGATATACATCTGCTTTTCCTTCTGCAACCAGGCAAATTTTAATGGAACTGCCACTTGAAATTAATTCCACTTCCGAATGATGACATTTCATCTCCTCAACATAAGCTTCCGTCTCAGGTGTCAGATGTGAACGAGAAGCCACAATCACAAAACGGTCATGTGCATTTTTCTCCGGCAAACGGGTAGCGGATGCCACCAGATCTTCCAGAGAGAGAGCCTCCCGATCAACTATATTGGAAAGCTTATATGCCCCTAAGTTTTCTTCTGCAAAATAAAGCTCTTTCTTTACCGGCAGATAAATGACTCCCATCACAGGAATAGTATTGCAAACCAAAGCTATATTTACAGTAAACTCTCCATTCCTCTTGATAAATTCTTTCGTCCCATCCAGTGGATCTATAATCCACAACGTTTCCCAATTCTTTCGTTCCGAATAAGGCAAATGTTCTCCTTCCTCACTCAGCAAAGGAAACGGGGTACTACTTAAAAATTCAGTTATTACTTCATGAGCTTTACGATCTGCAATTGTCAGTGGTGAATTATCCGCTTTTCGCTCTATCTGGAAATCAGACTCCGAATCGTTATAAACAGAAAGTATTTCCTCACCTGCCCGCAGAGCTGCGTCAATTGCATTTAATATATATTGTCGTTCCATACGATATTTTTCCGAATATGAAGTGCAAAGCTAAAAACTTTTTTGGTGGAAAAAGTTTTCGCATCTCATTTTATAACTTCTTTTAAACGAAAAAAGAAATTCATAGGTACTTTTTACAATCTTGAAATCCCCTCCTCCATTTCCAAACATAGTACAAAAAAGGCGGTAACTTCCCAGTTACCGCCTTATCCTGAAAGGAGAGAGATTCTCCTTTTCTATAAATTACCAAAAAGAATTCAATCAATTAATGCGATATAACAGCCAAGCACCCTGAAAATCTTTACGATTAGGATATTTTGCTTTAAACGCATCACGAGCAGCAGTAGCTGAAGCTCTGTCTGCAAAAGTATTTGCTATCACACGGTACATAGCAGCATCTGCATTGAAAACAACAAGTGCATTATAACCTTCCTTATCTAAAAAGTCTTTTAAGTTTTCTGCATTTGCCTTCACTCCAAAACTACCACATACAACGCTATAATCTTGTAAGCCGTTAGTACCGGATACAACCGTTACCTTCTCTTGACGTATGCCGGAAGGAGAACTTTCTACAACTTTGGCAACCACAGGAGCGCTTGTAACTGAAGTCACTTCTTCTGCAGGAACAGTATTTTGTGGTTCAGCCAATTCCTGTTGCTTAGCTTTTTCATACGCTTTTTTATAAGCACTTTCACTTGATTTACATGAAGAGAATGCCAGAGCGATGCACACTCCCATTCCCAGCACTGCTAATTTTCTCATTTTTCTTATTTTTTTGTTAATAAATTCTATGTCTATTCTTAGTCTTTCATTTCCTCATCGATATTTTCAGACAGCAAATTAATAGAAATTTCGCCATCTTTCAAAGAATAATCCCCAAAAACATCTCATAGCTACCATAAAATACACTATCCACAGATATTCACCCGAACTTTAAAGCCTTTTTCCATCTACACACAATTTCGGATATGGAACAAAAGTACACCATAACCTGCTATTATTCCCCCACCTTCTTAGTTAAATAAAATTAAACCCTATCAGAAAACAGAATTCTACCGAAAGAGTTACCGTATCTTTGTCACGAAAAAACAGGGCATGAGGCCCATTTAATTAACTACATGACATTTGAAAATTTAAAACTGATAGAGCCAATATTAAAAGCTCTTCAAGAAGAGGGATATTCCACCCCCACTCCAATACAGGAAAAATCTATCCCCATATTGCTTCAAGGAAAAGATTTATTAGGATGTGCCCAAACCGGAACCGGTAAGACAGCAGCGTTTTCTATCCCTATCCTACAAAAGTTATACAAGACGGACAACCGCAAAGGCATAAAAGCACTTATCTTAACCCCTACCCGCGAATTGGCGATACAGATAGGCGAAAGCTTTGAGGCATATGGCAAATATACCGGACTAAAGCATACAGTTATCTTCGGAGGTGTAGGACAAAAGCCGCAAACAGATGATTTGAAGCGGGGGACACAAATACTGATTGCCACACCCGGACGTTTACAAGATTTGGTAAATCAAGGATTTATCAATCTCAAGACACTTGATTTCTTTGTCTTGGATGAAGCAGATCGCATGCTCGACATGGGCTTCATACATGACATACGCCGTATATTGAAAATGTTGCCCACACAAAGACAGACTCTGTTCTTTTCCGCAACAATGCCCTCCGAAATAGAAACTCTGGCAAACTCAATGCTATCCAATCCGGCGAAAGTTGAAGTAACACCGGTTTCTTCTACCGTTGACACGATTTCTCAATCGGTTTATTTCGTAGAAAAGAAAGAGAAGAAAGACTTGTTAATTCATCTGCTGAAAAATACGGCTATTGAATCAGTGCTTGTTTTCACCAGAACAAAATACGGCGCAGACAAGCTTGCCCGAATTCTCAGTAAATCAGGAATATCGGCAGAAGCCATACATGGCAACAAGTCACAAAATGCACGCCAACGCGCACTTACCGGTTTTAAAAGTCACACCATACGTGTGCTCATCGCAACCGACATTGCTGCAAGAGGCATTGACGTGGAGCAACTGTCTCATGTCATCAACTATGAGTTACCCAACGTGCCGGAAACCTATGTACACAGAATCGGACGTACCGGGCGTGCCGGACATGAAGGCACTGCGCTTTCGTTCTGCGAATCAGAAGAACTGCCATACCTGAAAGACATTCAAAAGCTGATAGGAAAAACCATTCCGGTGATTGAGCACCATCCGTTTATCACTACTGAAGGAATAAATGCCCAAGAGGTAAAAACAGAAGAAATAAAAGCTAAAGCTAAAGAAAACAAAACATACCGGGGAAAACGCTCGAACGGAGATTTCTGGAGAAGACAAAAACGCACTGCACAGAATAATACTAACAAGAAATAATGGCTGTAAGCAAAGAAAATCTGCAAAAAAAAACACTCATTCCGAACAATCTTTCAAAAAATATTGTTATTTTTGTCATCATGAACTTTTAAAAAGAAAGGAACACATTATGAAAGGATTGAACGTTTTAGCAGCTTTCTTGGGTGGTGCAGCCGTAGGTGCGGCCGTAGGTATCTTATTCGCTCCCGAAAAAGGAGAGGATACCCGTCACAAAATAGCAGAAATTCTTCGTAAAAAAGGTATCCGTCTGAGTCGAAATGAGATGGAAAACCTGGTAGATGAAATTGCATCGGAAATGAAGGGTGAGGTAACGGAGTAGAACCATTCAAAACAGGACCACCATGTTCGCAGACGACAAAAGCATTGAAAATATCCAGCAATTATTCATTGAGTTCAAAAAATATCTGGAGCTCCAAAAGGAATATACAAAGCTGGAAGTAACCGAAAAGCTTTCAGTTTTATTGTCAACGCTTATTTTAGTGCTGTTGGTCGGCATACTCGGCGTAGTGGTTCTGTTTCATTTGTCGTTCACTCTGGTTTACGTTTTAGCCCCATTGGTAGGCGGGTTGATAGCAAGTTATGCCCTCATTGCATGTTTTCATTTATTGCTCATCATCCTGCTTGTCTTATTCCGAAAAACGATTATCATCAATCCGACTGTAAAATTTCTTGCAGGACTCTTTTTAGATAATAAATCCAATTGATAAAATATCTCATGAATAATACGTCAGATACCATTCCTGTTACCTTGGAGAGCATAGCGCAACAGAAAGCTGTTTTATTGCAGCAAATACGTGTACAGAAGGAAATTATGACTGACATTACAAGGGATATATTTGCGCCCGTTGCTCCTGCGACCAATAAAGCCGGTGCAATGATAAGAGCATTCAATACGGGTATGGCAGTCTTTGACGGTATGATGTTAGGATTAAAGCTTATGAAGAGAATCAGAAGATTCTTTGAAAAAGGCCACAGATAATTATCAGAAGAAACTACAAAAAGGGTGCAAATAAAGTTTATCTTTAAATTTGCACCCTTTATTTATTACTTAAACATCATAAATCAGACATAGGTTTCAAGCAACTTTACACTCCCTTGCGGAATGATAGTCACTTCCTGAATGGCGGCAGGAAGTAAAATTGTTTCTCCAGCTTCCATCGAAATCTCATTTTTCTCATTATCAATGATGTTGCAAGAGCCTTCTACACAAATAAAAATAACAAAAGAATCCAATTCCGAATAATCGCAGGTTATCTCTTCTGTCATATCATAAATAGAAGTTGTGAAATAGGGACTTGCTACTATTTCTACCGGTTCATTCTGTACTTGATCATATTCCGTACGGAAATCATCCTGTACATCCGAAAAGTTTATAGCATCAATAGCCTGGCTGGTATGCAGTTCACGTGATTTGCCATCCTTATCTTTCCGGTTATAATCGAAAATACGATAAGTTATATCTGACGTTTGCTGAATTTCTGCCACAAATGCTCCCGCACCAATGCCATGAACACGCCCCGCAGGTACATAAAAAACATCTCCCGGTTTTATTGCACAGGTTTGCAATACTTCGGCAAATGTTCCGTTATAAATTCTTTCCTTATATTCTTTCGGTGTAATTTGTTCGGAAAAACCGGAAATAAGTTTGGCGTCCTTATCAGCAGCTATAACATACCACATTTCATTTTTACCAAAACTATTATGACGTTTTTTCGCCAACTCATCATCAGGATGTACCTGAATAGACAAGTCCAATTTAGCATCAATAAACTTTATCAACAGAGGGAACTTATTTCCAAAACGTGCATAGTTAGCTTCGCCCACCAAGTCTTCTTTATACTTTCTGACCATGTCTGGTAGTGTCAGTCCTTTATCGGCCCCATTGGCAACTACGGATTCGCTACCTTCCACAGCCGAGACTTCCCAGCTCTCCCCCACATTGGAGAGGGTTTCATTCAAATGTTTGAATGGAATAATCTTGTCGCCTCCCCAAAGAATCTGCTTCAGGATAGGCTCAAATTTTAGAGGATACATTCGTTGTTTTTTAATTAAAACTTTCAATTAATGATGTGATTTATTTGATTATGGGGACAAACATACGAAAAATATCAATTTGTATTCTAATTGTTAAACGCTAAACTTTCCTAAAATGTTCTCCACATTTCTATCCAATTGCTTGGGGGAACAAAAGAATTTCTTTTTATTTGCAAGAAATTTAATTAATACCATTGAAATATGATAAACACTACTCCAACAGAAAGTAATTTATCCGGTCTGGATAAAAAAGATTTTCAAAAGGATATAAACGATAAAAAGACAGATTTATTTATCCTTAAAAATTCTCAGGGAATGGAAGTGGCAGTCACCAACTACGGATGCGCCATCCTCTCCATAATGGTTCCCGATAAGAATGGAAAATATGCAAATGTCATATTAGGGCATGACAGTATAGACCATGTGATCAACAGCCCTGAGCCTTTTCTCAATACAACCATCGGCCGATATGGCAATCGCATAGCCAAAGGAAAATTCACCCTTTACGGTGAGGAACATCAGCTAACAATAAATAATGGCCCCAACTCTTTGCATGGTGGTCCTACTGGCTTTCACACCAAGGTCTGGGATGCCGTTCAGCCTGACTCCAGCACTATCATTTTCAATTATACGTCAGCCGATGGAGAAGAAGGATTTCCCGGAAATTTGGAAATAGAAATGACTTATCGTCTGGAGAATGAAACAAATGCCTTAGTAATAGAGTACCGGGCCACCACAGATAAATCAACGATAGTTAACCTGACCAATCACGGATTCTTCAATCTGGCAGGTATTGCCACCCCCTCCCCCACTATTTTAAATAATATAGTTACCATTAACGCAGATCATTATATTCCCATAAATGAAGTTTCCATTCCTACTGGAGAAATTTTAAAAG
Above is a window of Bacteroides helcogenes P 36-108 DNA encoding:
- a CDS encoding aldose epimerase family protein gives rise to the protein MINTTPTESNLSGLDKKDFQKDINDKKTDLFILKNSQGMEVAVTNYGCAILSIMVPDKNGKYANVILGHDSIDHVINSPEPFLNTTIGRYGNRIAKGKFTLYGEEHQLTINNGPNSLHGGPTGFHTKVWDAVQPDSSTIIFNYTSADGEEGFPGNLEIEMTYRLENETNALVIEYRATTDKSTIVNLTNHGFFNLAGIATPSPTILNNIVTINADHYIPINEVSIPTGEILKVEGTPMDFRTPHTVGERIDDKFQQLINGTGYDHCYALNKTETGELSLAATCIEPVSGRTMEVYTTENGVQLYTGNWLGGFAGAHGATFPARSAICFEAQCFPDTPNNPHFPSAVLLPGDEYQQITIYKFGVQE
- a CDS encoding SPOR domain-containing protein; translation: MRKLAVLGMGVCIALAFSSCKSSESAYKKAYEKAKQQELAEPQNTVPAEEVTSVTSAPVVAKVVESSPSGIRQEKVTVVSGTNGLQDYSVVCGSFGVKANAENLKDFLDKEGYNALVVFNADAAMYRVIANTFADRASATAARDAFKAKYPNRKDFQGAWLLYRIN
- a CDS encoding YtxH domain-containing protein; amino-acid sequence: MKGLNVLAAFLGGAAVGAAVGILFAPEKGEDTRHKIAEILRKKGIRLSRNEMENLVDEIASEMKGEVTE
- the cysQ gene encoding 3'(2'),5'-bisphosphate nucleotidase CysQ; this encodes MERQYILNAIDAALRAGEEILSVYNDSESDFQIERKADNSPLTIADRKAHEVITEFLSSTPFPLLSEEGEHLPYSERKNWETLWIIDPLDGTKEFIKRNGEFTVNIALVCNTIPVMGVIYLPVKKELYFAEENLGAYKLSNIVDREALSLEDLVASATRLPEKNAHDRFVIVASRSHLTPETEAYVEEMKCHHSEVELISSGSSIKICLVAEGKADVYPRFAPTMEWDTAAGHTIARAAGMEIYQVGKKEKPLSYNKQELLNPWFIVKTK
- a CDS encoding type I phosphomannose isomerase catalytic subunit, which translates into the protein MYPLKFEPILKQILWGGDKIIPFKHLNETLSNVGESWEVSAVEGSESVVANGADKGLTLPDMVRKYKEDLVGEANYARFGNKFPLLIKFIDAKLDLSIQVHPDDELAKKRHNSFGKNEMWYVIAADKDAKLISGFSEQITPKEYKERIYNGTFAEVLQTCAIKPGDVFYVPAGRVHGIGAGAFVAEIQQTSDITYRIFDYNRKDKDGKSRELHTSQAIDAINFSDVQDDFRTEYDQVQNEPVEIVASPYFTTSIYDMTEEITCDYSELDSFVIFICVEGSCNIIDNEKNEISMEAGETILLPAAIQEVTIIPQGSVKLLETYV
- a CDS encoding DEAD/DEAH box helicase, giving the protein MTFENLKLIEPILKALQEEGYSTPTPIQEKSIPILLQGKDLLGCAQTGTGKTAAFSIPILQKLYKTDNRKGIKALILTPTRELAIQIGESFEAYGKYTGLKHTVIFGGVGQKPQTDDLKRGTQILIATPGRLQDLVNQGFINLKTLDFFVLDEADRMLDMGFIHDIRRILKMLPTQRQTLFFSATMPSEIETLANSMLSNPAKVEVTPVSSTVDTISQSVYFVEKKEKKDLLIHLLKNTAIESVLVFTRTKYGADKLARILSKSGISAEAIHGNKSQNARQRALTGFKSHTIRVLIATDIAARGIDVEQLSHVINYELPNVPETYVHRIGRTGRAGHEGTALSFCESEELPYLKDIQKLIGKTIPVIEHHPFITTEGINAQEVKTEEIKAKAKENKTYRGKRSNGDFWRRQKRTAQNNTNKK
- a CDS encoding phage holin family protein, with the translated sequence MFADDKSIENIQQLFIEFKKYLELQKEYTKLEVTEKLSVLLSTLILVLLVGILGVVVLFHLSFTLVYVLAPLVGGLIASYALIACFHLLLIILLVLFRKTIIINPTVKFLAGLFLDNKSN